In Calonectris borealis chromosome 20, bCalBor7.hap1.2, whole genome shotgun sequence, a genomic segment contains:
- the LOC142090815 gene encoding LOW QUALITY PROTEIN: carboxy-terminal kinesin 2-like (The sequence of the model RefSeq protein was modified relative to this genomic sequence to represent the inferred CDS: substituted 1 base at 1 genomic stop codon), which produces LGQTGGFSCSHSPQGGEDRVGDPPKPPFTPSKSHVGHEKRDNVLGSETRGVTPCVAQQVFKGAWELAEKDWKYAFTASFLEIYNKSLWDLLAGWPKRRAKLEIRQVSLASEEVHVPNLCCVPVASEDRVLGLLQTAAANHSVARTALNDGSSCSHGVFXLYIQGSNTARDLCCASVLILVDLAGREQLDELLLGGEQPHEMQAINASFSTLGQVIMALAKKEPHVPCCNSRLTYLLQNCLGGFAKILVLVNLAPLEEKFTESFTSLRFASKVSECVVGMGHANWR; this is translated from the exons ttaggacaaacggggggttttagctgctcccactCGCCCCAGGggggtgaggacagagttggggaccccccaaaacctccttttaCACCCTCCAAGTCTCATGTGGGACACGAGAAGCGAGACAATGTCTTGGGTTCCGAAACCAGGGGTGTGACCCCGTGCGTAGCACAGCAGGTCTTCAAGggtgcctgggagctggcagaaaaagacTGGAaa TATGCTTTCACCGCCAGCTTCCtggagatctacaacaaatctctgtgggatctgctaGCCGGCTGGCCGAAGcgcagggccaagctggagatccgGCAGGTCAGCTtggccagcgaggaggtgcatgTCCCGAACCTGTGCTGCGTCCCCGTCGCCTCCGAGGA cagggtgctggggctgctgcagacggcAGCCGCCAACCACTCGGTGGCCCGGACAGCCCTGAACgacggctcatcctgcagccaCGGTGTCTTCTAGCTCTAcatccagggctccaacactgcccgggacctgtgctgCGCCT cggtgcTGATCTtggtggacctggcaggcagagagcagctggaTGAGTTGCTGTTGGGTGGGGAGCAGCCGCACGAGATGcaggccatcaatgccagcttctccaccctggggcaagtcATCATGGCCCTTGCCAAAAAG GAGCCCCATGTCCCCTGTTGCAACAGCAGGCTGACCTACCTCCTGCAAaactgcctggggggctttgccaagat attggtgttagtgaatctcgctcccctggaggagaaattcaccgagtccttcacctccctgcgctttgcaagcaagg TGAGTgaatgcgtggtgggcatgggtcatgccaactggaggtag